Proteins co-encoded in one Astatotilapia calliptera chromosome 18, fAstCal1.2, whole genome shotgun sequence genomic window:
- the sdhc gene encoding succinate dehydrogenase cytochrome b560 subunit, mitochondrial, translating into MALLLRTLGRQSVCLSKPQYSVLYRHVAPMGSTAKEEMNKFWDKNSRLNRPMSPHVTIYKWSVPMMMSITHRGTGIGLSGAISAFAVAALVLPGSYPYYLDLIHSLSVGPFLTGLAKFGIAFPVSYHTYNGIRHLGWDMGKGFKIPEVYRTGYTVIGLSVITSIALLMI; encoded by the exons ATGGCGCTGCTTCTAAG GACGTTGGGACGTCAGAGTGTCTGTCTCTCCAAACCCCAGTACAGTGTCTTGTACAGACA TGTGGCTCCAATGGGATCCACAGCCAAGGAGGAGATGAACAAGTTTTGGGACAAAAATTCGAGATTAAACCGACCCATGTCTCCCCATGTCACCATCTACAA GTGGTCTGTCCCCATGATGATGTCCATCACGCACAGAGGAACTGGAATTGGGCTCAGTGGAG cTATCTCAGCATTTGCGGTGGCAGCGCTGGTTTTGCCAGGGAGCTACCCCTACTACCTGGATTTAATCCACTCACTGTCCGTTGGTCCATTTCTCACTGGGCTGGCCAAATTCGGGATTGCCTTCCCAGTATCTTACCACACCTATAACGGCATTCGCCACTTG GGCTGGGATATGGGCAAAGGCTTCAAAATTCCAGAGGTCTACCGCACCGGCTACACAGTCATTGGTCTGTCCGTCATCACGTCAATAGCTCTGCTCATGATCTGA